In Spinacia oleracea cultivar Varoflay chromosome 5, BTI_SOV_V1, whole genome shotgun sequence, a single window of DNA contains:
- the LOC130461144 gene encoding protein MAIN-LIKE 2-like isoform X1 gives MGLADFWRTMGGSPRRTGIKNRLWALLERWWDTTNTFHMAWGDITITPLEFAMITGLPFSERNVTFDCELTWRSAAAKDLLGPVVDLTDDDAHASVKVIVEAICGGGVSAEQRVRLFLLALVSRVMARSRNSRVHIKFLSALRDLGAVSSYNWGGLAYSHLLYEMKQASQTALGNDPSMAALWSVLEIWIYEHFPTLAPECTRDAAYPYVASWIGAVRVGASLAASRRAWRVLSAEDVVWRPFVNAVVPVSAARAHFLSGRRVLLPGVYRHMWYLGERVSLQHHSGDRLVPKDPLESMLALDEDLARLYAEARGEAVCRSWREFVHRKGSYDDFLRRLAPPVRFVLPEEEVDPEDIPRADRILRYENSDGEEVVETIPWAFPPHRKSYDDVPEHTPLRLGRECVAGCSCLILGRGSVSS, from the exons atgggcctggccgatttctggcgcaccatgggaggttctccGAGGAGAACAGGGattaaaaaccgtttgtgggctttgttagagcggtggtgggataccaccaacactttccacatggcatggggggatattactatcacccctcttgaatttgctatgattacaggtcttcctttttctgagaggaacgtgacctttgattgtgagctgacgtggcgctcggccgctgccaaggacttgctcggccctgttgttgacttgactgatgatgatgctcacgcttctgtgaaggtgattgtggaggctatctgcggtgggggggtgtccgcggagcagagggttaggcttttcctcctagccttggtgagcagagtgatggcccGGAGTAGGaatagtcgggtgcacatcaaattcttgtccgctttgcgggacttgggagctgtttcgagctataactggggtggcttggcatacagccaccttttgtacgagatgaagcaAGCCTCCCAGACTGCACTAGGgaatgacccgagcatggctgctctttggagcgtgctggag atttggatctatgagcactttccgactttggcgcccgagtgtactagagatgcggcttacccgtatgttgcctcttggataggagcggtgcgcgttggtgcgtctctggcggcttctcgcagggcttggagagttctatccgctgaagat gtggtatggcgtcctttcgtcaacgcggttgtacctgtctcggctgctcgtgcccatttcctgtctgggcggcgggttttgcttccaggggtgtaccgccatatgtggtatctgggggagcgagtgtcccttcaacaccattcaggtgataggcttgtccccaaggatccactggagtccatgctggctctggatgaagatcttgcccggctctatgcggaggctaggggcgaggctgtttgccgctcttggagggagtttgtacacaggaaggggagctatgacgacttcctgaggaggctggctccaccagtacgcttcgtactgccg gaggaggaggttgatcctgaggacattcctcgtgctgataggatcctccgctatgagaactcggacggggaagaggtggtggagaccattccttgggcttttcctccgcaccggaaatcatatgatgatgTACCTGAGCatacgcccct gcgcctcgggcgagagtgcgtcgctggatgctcttgcttgattcttggaagaggcagtgtgTCAAGCTGA
- the LOC130461144 gene encoding protein MAIN-LIKE 2-like isoform X2: MGLADFWRTMGGSPRRTGIKNRLWALLERWWDTTNTFHMAWGDITITPLEFAMITGLPFSERNVTFDCELTWRSAAAKDLLGPVVDLTDDDAHASVKVIVEAICGGGVSAEQRVRLFLLALVSRVMARSRNSRVHIKFLSALRDLGAVSSYNWGGLAYSHLLYEMKQASQTALGNDPSMAALWSVLEIWIYEHFPTLAPECTRDAAYPYVASWIGAVRVGASLAASRRAWRVLSAEDVVWRPFVNAVVPVSAARAHFLSGRRVLLPGVYRHMWYLGERVSLQHHSGDRLVPKDPLESMLALDEDLARLYAEARGEAVCRSWREFVHRKGSYDDFLRRLAPPEEEVDPEDIPRADRILRYENSDGEEVVETIPWAFPPHRKSYDDVPEHTPLRLGRECVAGCSCLILGRGSVSS; this comes from the exons atgggcctggccgatttctggcgcaccatgggaggttctccGAGGAGAACAGGGattaaaaaccgtttgtgggctttgttagagcggtggtgggataccaccaacactttccacatggcatggggggatattactatcacccctcttgaatttgctatgattacaggtcttcctttttctgagaggaacgtgacctttgattgtgagctgacgtggcgctcggccgctgccaaggacttgctcggccctgttgttgacttgactgatgatgatgctcacgcttctgtgaaggtgattgtggaggctatctgcggtgggggggtgtccgcggagcagagggttaggcttttcctcctagccttggtgagcagagtgatggcccGGAGTAGGaatagtcgggtgcacatcaaattcttgtccgctttgcgggacttgggagctgtttcgagctataactggggtggcttggcatacagccaccttttgtacgagatgaagcaAGCCTCCCAGACTGCACTAGGgaatgacccgagcatggctgctctttggagcgtgctggag atttggatctatgagcactttccgactttggcgcccgagtgtactagagatgcggcttacccgtatgttgcctcttggataggagcggtgcgcgttggtgcgtctctggcggcttctcgcagggcttggagagttctatccgctgaagat gtggtatggcgtcctttcgtcaacgcggttgtacctgtctcggctgctcgtgcccatttcctgtctgggcggcgggttttgcttccaggggtgtaccgccatatgtggtatctgggggagcgagtgtcccttcaacaccattcaggtgataggcttgtccccaaggatccactggagtccatgctggctctggatgaagatcttgcccggctctatgcggaggctaggggcgaggctgtttgccgctcttggagggagtttgtacacaggaaggggagctatgacgacttcctgaggaggctggctccacca gaggaggaggttgatcctgaggacattcctcgtgctgataggatcctccgctatgagaactcggacggggaagaggtggtggagaccattccttgggcttttcctccgcaccggaaatcatatgatgatgTACCTGAGCatacgcccct gcgcctcgggcgagagtgcgtcgctggatgctcttgcttgattcttggaagaggcagtgtgTCAAGCTGA